The sequence AACTTACcttaatttaagtttaatttaagTTACTACTTGTAAGTGGTTGAAATGTGAGGTTTTCTAAAGGCGAAAgcaaaatgtggaaaaataaaGCCAAATTTTGTTCCATAAAGATTGCCACTGAAAATCCTGTAGAATGAACATGTTTTCGATCGCCTGGCATAATTACATAAGATAAATGGATGACCTCTAAATTACGAAGGTCGAGCCTTGGAGTACTCCATCATATCAGTTAAGGAAAAAGCAGACAAACTTACactgaagttttttgttttttttgtttgttttcttttggcggaacagactagcaagtacagcactcagacacaattaaatccattgtactgcacttggattcccttttcaattttctttaaatgtacTCGACcaccgaagaaatctgagtagatcttgtgatgccaaggagccaaggtggtcgcttcttaacacatcatcaccaaagacctcaagcttgATTAGAGCGAAGGGGCACACGCaaagaaagtggtccgccgtctcatcctcctctccacatgctgggccgagtgcactgtctgagatgtgcTTCGCCCGTAAAAAGTGGcctgtcatcagtccaaccagcttcctacagtcccctctgcttagtgatagGAGGAACAGTGACAGTCAGTTGGACATGAAAGGTAACATTAGTTTTGTCCAACTGCAGCCTctttcagcctgccaagctcgcttgtgggttagagtgtCCCGTTTGAAGGTACTGCCGTACAATTTTCACTGATCTGGAAGAGAGAAAGTATGTTAATCGCTTTTTAAAAGTCCCGAGTTGGAGATTATTCCATAAAAAAGCGCGAATGAAACCGAAACGTGTTTATATCTTCAGTACAATCAAAGTTATTTTGCCTACGCGGTATATGAGGAAATTGAAAATACTTTTTGACTGAAGgagaaagaaatatatataaatatgaagcTACTATTTACATACAGACCATATTCATATCGGGTAGACCGCAAAATGAGTTGCAGAAGCTGCTATGATGAAGAAGGGAGTGAAATTTTAGCAACTTTGTAGGAGAATATGAAATTTAGCGTACTGGGATTTCAGGTGAATTAATTTTAGCGGCAGAGTTGAAAACACGACTGCTGCTCAGACTCTTTACCTTCATCGACTGACTATGGGGACTGAATTGTATAGGAGTAACAGAAGATACTACAGCTGTTCAGGATCTTAGCCTCCATGGGCTGATTATGGGGATTGGTTTGAAGAGAAGTAAAGGAGCAGAGGATGATATAGCTGCTCAGGTTCGATGACTCCAGGGAATGGTTATGGACCAGTTTGAAGAGGAATAAAGGAATGCAAGATGCAGCAGCTGTTCATGTTCAATGACTTCATGGAGTGGTTATAGACTGGTTGAAGAGGAAAAGGAGCTTTAGCATCATTAAAGCCCAACAAAGGGTCCAATGGCAGAACTATGTGGGCCGTCAGAATTATTAGCAGCCTCCTTTAACCCAAACCAACGCTCGTTAAAAGAACGGTTAAGTGGCATAATGTAAATTATTATTGCTACTCTAAAACATTGCATACTTCTAGGACCCATATGCACCGTTAATTACCCAGTGCAACAAAATGAATAAGTCGgaaataatttttccacttgACACACGACGCTGATTTGCGTATATTTTTgtgatcaacatattttttatttttaagaaaaagataaatatgaattaaaatgtatgaaaattagTACTATTTTATGTGTAACATAAGGTTtgcttataaaacaaaaacaaaagctatTAAGCATATGTTCAAATTCTATCTATAGCTCAAATTTAAGGTAAAGACataagcaatattttaattttttttctttgttaacgACACGCGGAAGCATAGGGGCTCGGCAAGATTCTCCCATCGTACAAAGTTCTGGGCTGTTATTTTTGCGCCCTCCCATATGATGCCGGAATCTGCTAGCTCGCACAACATGGACCTTCTTCAAGTATTCTTTGGGCGACCGTGATCTCTATTACCCTTGCGGGTTCCTATCTAGTGCCATTTCCGTGATTctttctggtggttttctaagcgtgtgacctatccatcgtcaCTTGCTGTGTTtaatttgccataggatgggttCCGCATTCGCTGATCTTCACAGAGCATCGTTGCTGATCGTGTTGGCCAGAGTATTCGACATATggtgcggaggcatttgttgatggtCATGGGGTTAAAGGCCAGCCATCTTTCACTTTCATACAATAATATTCACAAAtgagctaaatatttttgaagacttGCGAACTCGCCCttactttgtttagcctgcagttggtatcttcatctgctccatgTAAAATACGTGtcttcttatttattttctgtaatCTGGAAGAAAAATGCTATGAGACCACAgggacttaaatttttttcatttttttgcgctgagttatattattttatcgatgcatattttaaaaaaagtggagCACGGGCACTCTATAATGGGGTGCAATGTACACTAGGAtggctcaaaaaaaattgttttatcttcgtaaaagtccaaaaaaatataacaaaacttaCTTCTAAAAccaagtaaaaaattttattttttcaactaaaagattttttttcgatttgggGAGATTCCAGAGTCTctataataaacttttttaaatataaagggtggttaagtttcaagggccggtgttgactttgaataaaataaaatttttttaagaaattattgtcatttctctttattatgataatatttgtatggctcaattacgtatggaagaaaatatcggccaaatggacgccgccgcctcggcggcacatctccatccgatggtccaaattttcgatgacgctgaggtataattgaggttctatgccgttaatgtgccgaattatctcattctttagctcttgaattgttgctggcttatcgacctacaccttttctttcaataaaccccaaataaagaagtccaacggtgtcgttgacgtttaggtatggTTCACTTtcgacatcggcccttgaaatttaaccaccctttttttatatatttttttattaaagcaggGAATGTAAagaacatattcaaaaatatcgctTAGTAACCATTTTAAGCCAAATTTACGAAAAAGCGCATTTTTCCCATGAGAATTCAATAATAATTTCGAAGCGCAGATTCTACTCAAAGGAGGTAGTTATaaaaacgaatggctatttttcagacataaataaattctattATTCGAAAAGGCTCAACAAACTAGAAGAGCGTTGGACGAAGTTTATAAGTATTAGCCTAAAAGtagaatatattgaaaaataaaatatttactccaaaaaattaagaagtttttatttttccacagaCTTTTCCAACGGTCctcctattaaaaaaaagtgaaatatatgCATCTGAGTAGTTTGGGCACACAAATTTGGGGTGCATAATcaagaaaacacatttttttttggcctTCCTAATACTGTGTGTGAGTGTTTAGCACTCTCAAGactcaaatttgtatttaatatatttgtattgtattttttatagacATCTTATACATATCAAACTCACATAAGGCTCTattgtttttatgtattttctttttgtttttttatgtaccCCAAAGCGTGCATTGTGACTGTAACAATTATTGCCATGAGCgacagcaaaaaataaaataaaaaaaaaacaaaaaaaaagaaaggaatGCTGATTGCAACAATTTGAGTGCGTTGTCAACGAAATGCATTAAACAGTCGCAGGAAAGCACCACCTATACGCCATTAAATCGTGCTTACGAGTATAGCCCACCGCCTGCTAGCCGCGCATACCTACGCAGCATCAGTGGCCATAGAATTTATGGATGATGGGTCCTCGTTGGCACCAGCAGGCGCGACATCAAACAATTTTAGGAGGATACGCGCATAGCCTTGACGAGCAACACACTAGCCGATATTTTCCAAAGCAAATAAATGTGTGAGCATAAAGCATTGCTGTTGTACCCATTAATGTTTTTCAGCTGGCTTTCTTTAATGCTTTTTTTGCCTTTCTTTTTAACACAGCAACTTTACATGGTTTCACGCATCAGCTCGTCGAACTTGCCCCAAGGAGGTGGCTCTTGTTCGACGGCGGGAGGATTTCGGtctctgttatttttttttagtctcGTGTATCTATTTTCCGTTTTGTTTGCTCTGCATAGCTCGCTGCTTGTTGACAATTGCATTTGGCTTCCACTGTGGCGGTGTATTTGCCTGTGCAGCGTTGCGTTGGCGCGTCATTCGCATTGTCGACGTCACACAAAGTGCCCTTTGCGTTCGTTTTGTATCCTCGAAAGGGTTGTTGTGCTTATTTTGCGCGAATTCGCTTTTGTTGAtgtaattgtatattatttttttttatgctttgcTTTTTTGTTCTTGAAATTTAGGTTGCTTGCCATAAATGCGTGTTGTTATAAGgctatatgttgttgttgtaagcaGGTTTTAGTAATGCGAATGCTCTGTAGCTATTCTTAGaatatttggtttatttttcggttctgtttttggttttgttggcGGACAAATCGGTATCCAATTTCACTTGGCAACTAAGGAGGTGGGAAACGTTGTGATTTTTTCGCTATTTGCCGCTACAAAAGATTGCATGTTGGGGGCGTATTTTACGgtaatgtatttatgtgtagATTTTTACGACTATTATGCTTCCCTCCTTACTCATTTAATTGCTGCTCTACTTTCAGTTCTTTAACATGAAATTTCTAAGAAGTGTTTGTTCGGAGAAATTGTGTAAAAAGTCTTCAGAAGTTCTGCAAAGTtgtgaagtaaaaatatttaggtattgcaaattaaatacaaggtggcgcaaaattaatcatccattttcgCTTCTGagtagcttttttatattactaaatacaaaaaacatattttgagtgatggaaatgtttattccattgcttgtttgtttgcagGTGTCGAGTTCACAAACGTCGAATACGAGTAACGTATGGCGTCATTtgcaatattataaattttcttatgggatgattaattttgcgccaccatgtaTAAGCTTAACCAAACTATATTGGGGCAATACAtgttaaattatttacaaataaaaattctaaataattcTCAACAACAGTATCTGCAAATCGGGAGTACaatgcaaattaattaaattactttagctcttagataaattttttttttcgatttcaaaagATGTTGTTATAGATTGTGTTAGAATTTTCGTGCCTTTTAGAAATTCAATGAGGTTGACGGGGTTGTTCTAAAAAGAGCTTACGTTACCGAGGTGAAGATGCAGTGCTCGAGCTTGGcccctttttttccttttcctatCAGCTCAACAGCGAGAATGCGCCTAAAATATCTAAGTTCCCCAAGCATTACCAATTCAATCCCAAGCGATTACCCATAAATCTGAAGCAAATTCTTGGAAGCGCGAATTTTTCTCACAGCAACGACCGAGATcggggccgccgtagccgaatgggttggtgcgtggctaccattcggaattcacagagagaatgtaggttcgattctcagtgaaacaccaaaatgaagaataatatttttctaatagcggtcgctcctcggcaggcaatggcaaatctccgagtgtatttctgccatgaaaaagttcctcataaataagtcacctgccgttcggagtcggcttgaacctgtaggtctctccatttgtggaacaacatcaagacgcacaccacagataggaggaggagctcggccaaacatccaaaaatggtgtacgagccaatcatatatataatgaTTCGTAAGGCTGGTCCAAGCCAGATTAGTTCGTTGCTTCAAAATTACTTAAATACAGAACTCTGGCTTCGTTGAGAAACGTAAAGTTTTGGCCTCGCATAGGTGTAAACCTTAGGAAAATAGACGGATAGGTGGAAAAATTTTATACCTAAGGCCAGATATCTGCGTATTTTGATTGCCTCATAAAATAAGCTGAGATTCCTTCTCAAACAATATATTCAAAATACATTGCAACAGTATTAGATGGGGCAAACTGATTCCAAATGAAAGACCTAGTAGACCCTTATATTTATTGATTGTAGTTAGAATTTTTGATGGCCATTTAAGTTTGCACTTTTTTGCCTAAGCGTTTTTAGAAGAACTGAAAAAAGGTTAAAATTCATGACGGACCGAAATATGTAGTTTGGACACATATGTATAGTAaaattttgtagaacattttaacccgttATCTCCCTCGCGAAGGAGTAATTTAGACCCCGTTGTTGAAAAGTCTAAGCAAAATAGCATTTAGCAGGTCGCTAGAAGGTTAATATGTTCTAGAAAAGTATTCTCcgaaaaatttcattaagtGTATTCTCAGACAAAATCTTTATAAAAAGAAAGTGAAGTCCAcagaatatgaaaaacaaacattctcccttgaaatatgcaacaaatttttaatgctttctTTTAATTGCATTTACTTTGGGAATGAACATAGCAACAAGCAGTGACTCTGAAATTGTgtaatttaagcaaataataataaaaaaatgtactataATGTTGCAAAAACGATTTCAAAATACTATACCAAAATCCATTATAGCGAACGCAGAGTTTTCAGTGAATTTACTTAAGATTGACagcataatattaaatatataatattattctcCGGTagctattaaaatttaaattcttcctATCCATAGTTGCCTTTCCTATTCTATATCTTTCATCAGCTATATCTTTCAGTCAGCTGGCCCCGCCACATGGCTCAACATTTGCGCTGTTCGGCCAGCTAATGAGTCAGTAACCTGACTTAAGCCCAGTGAGTCAGCCTCGATTGTACAACCAAACGCAAAAGTTACGCAGCAAAGTCATTCATAGGGCTTCCATAAGCCATAGGGCAAGCAGCTGGTGGAATGTTGCCGAGCGACATAAAATTTCAGTAGCCATTGGCGACTTGGCGTGAAAAGTATTggctgcaaaaataaatttcagcaaAAACAATTGTGAAAACTTGGGTAAACTAAGTGAATTAGTGCACCGGTGTTGAGACAAGAAAGGACCTTAAGGACCTTAGTTAAGAAATATGGCAGCAGCCGCACCAGCTGCCGCAGCTGCGGCACCAGCTGCAGCACCAACAAATATTGCCGAAATAGCAGGCGATGCCAATGTGATGAACTACATGAAGAACCGCCTGCGCAAGGGCGCGATGAAGCGGAAGGGTCTTATGGTTATAAATGGGCATAAGTTCGCGGTGCGCTTCTTCAAGCAGCCAACCTACTGTGGGCACTGCAAGGACTTTATATGGTATGGCCGaagagaaaacacaaaaaaaaaaccaaataacaaaatttaaacaaatgtcGCATATTTCAAGGCGTTTTACACCGCACTAATTGAATTAGGCGTAGAATTTTTTGTTGCagcaaaactttgtattttttgtttcatgatTTCCTTTCCATTTTCAGGGGCTTCGGCAAGCCAGGCTATCAGTGTGAAGGTGAGCTCATCGCATGCCAAAAATCATAAATTCCAAATCTACTTGCCACCTTTCTTTTCATGTGTTCTGGTATTTTTTCACATCTTCATCTTTCTACGCTCTCCGCACCGTTAGATTGCCGTTTCAATATACATCAGAAATGTTGTAATTTCGTGGTGTTCAAATGTCctggcaaggagaccgacattgATGCTGATTGTTCGAAAGTCAAACATAAATGGGAATCGACCACCTATACAACGCCAACATTTTGCGATGATTGTGGCATGTTGCTGCATGGTGTGGCACATCAGGGCGTCAAGTGCGATAGTAAGTGTCGGAAACAGCTCCTATAGCGGAGTGCCAGTGTGTGCATTTGTGCAAACGAACAATTCAAtcgtgtttttgtgtttttcttcttaTCTCAATCTCAGATTGCAATTTGAATGTGCATCACGCTTGCAAGGAGAAGATGCCTCCACTGTGTGGCGCCGATATCAACGAACTGCGCGGCAAGTGTTTGTTGTATGCGGAACTCAAGGGCAATACGCTGACTGTAGAAAGTGAGTAGCTGATTTCCTATTTCAGAAAACttgttttgtgatttttattccttaaatatttgttatttgattttcaatttccaattctcgctttttcaagttttttttttattattttgctttacaGTCAAGGAGGCTACCAATTTGATACCGATGGACACGAATGGTTTGAGCGATCCATACATTGCAATTGTGTTGCATCCAGATCGCAGTGgcaaaacaaagaagaagacgaagACTATACAGAAGTGTTTGAGTCCGGTTTATAATGAGAAATTTACTTTGTGAGTAGTgcgaatgaaaatatttagttataagaacttcaaatgaaattcaaagGCATGAGTTTTAAAGtgtaaattttagaatattaagCTTAAAAGTTTTACAGCAACTACTGTGAGACTTTGAACTCTCAAACTTTTGAGCTTAGCGTAGGTATGCTCAGCCCTTGAACTCGCGCAAGGAAACAGCTTTTCTGATTTCATATTTTCACACGAAAGATATAGAAGGATTAATGATAATAATCATAAAATGTGTAGAATTACTTTTGCAATGTacttttttccgaaatattaaTACACCGCTTTTATCAAAATGTTCCccgaatatattcagaaaattcaaaagtattcaaaatatCTTGAAAGTTTTCTCCTTCACCTGCagcgcacttatgccagcgtttaatCTAGCTCTCGAAACATATTATATCTGGTACTTTGTTTTCGGTATacccatcagagccgtcttcgatttctccattacttccttttggTTATTAAAACAAGTTTCCCGTAgtgattttttaattcaatcaaacagaaaaaagttgCAGGGAGTCAAATCAAGTGAATTCTATGGCTGTTGAATGGTATTCGATTCGTCCTTGGTAAAAAATTCATGCATAATTATGGCACTGTGCTATGATGCGTTATCGTGGCGCTAAATTCACGAGTTGTTTCCCCACAAATCCTTTCCTTTTTGGCGAATTgattcacgtaaacgtctcataacgcccaagtAATAGTTCtcattaactgtctgaccttctatCAAATATTCATGGGGTACAAAGTCGTTGTAATACATAAAAATCGTGAACATTGCTTTCTTacttgactgaaaacgacgtgtttttgtttttggccttGGCTGATTCGGAGCTCTTCATTTACTCACCTGATATTTGGGTTGTGTGTTGTACTCATAAATCCACGCCTCGTCTCCAGTAATTATGCGtatgatgaatgttgggtcggactCAGCCTTAAACGCGGTGACGATGAAATTCAAGTCCTTTGCAACCAAGACCCAACTTGAAAGCAATACAGCGCAAATCCAAATCCTTAATTACAATGCCCTGAATGGATTCGTAAAGAATGTGGAAGTCCTTTGCCAACTCTCTGATTTCAGGTGATGGCGCTTATTCAGGGAACTGTTTGATCAAGGTGTAATTAGCAACATCTACGCAAATTATCTTAGAACtttgaatacaaattttatgcgAAACTTAAACTGTGAGCTACATATGACCGTCAGAAGCACAAAACTTTGGTGACCACCTCCAAATACTATAGATTACGCTTGCGGCCCCTTTTGATTTTGGATCTAATCTTAATCTAAACTTAATTTAGACTAATCCCACGGTAATTTGCGCGGTTTGTAGGATCCTTGAGGACTGTGCAGAGTACGATTAGGTTCCAGTCGATAGGTATGATTTCATGCGACCATATTTTACAGAGCAGCTGATGCATGCGGTGTGCCAGCTCTTCGCCTCCAGCTTTGGATAGGTGGTCCGTCGGCTCCTGCGGATTTGTTGTTTCTTAGGCGCGATATCGCTATTCGAACCTCTTCAAGGTCGGGTGGTGGTGCGACTGTTCAGCCGTTCACTACTGAGGATCAGTTTCAACTTCATTGTCCACACTGCTATTGGCACCATTTAGCAGTTGTGCGAAGTGTTTCCTCCATAACTCAAGCATTTCCTGTCATTAGATTGCCGTTTTCGTTTTTGCAGGAGCTGGAACCTCAACTTTCAGTTTGGCGCAAAAGTTAATGTGTCTGTCACgcagctcttcgcactcacttttttccatttccCATTTTTTTCCTACAAAGACGCATCTCTTCCCTCCTCGCTTCGCGGTATTGCTCTGTTGTAGTGCGCGTTGCAGCCAGCCTCAGTGTATCCCGGTATGCTGACTCTTTTCCATAGTGGCGGCATGAaggtttaaatttattttcatgagTTTGAAACCAATGAATGTAATATTAAGAGCTGCTTgttaaacttaataaaattgcAAAGTGTTGATGCTTCAAAGCTGGTTTAGGATACGCCAATATGGTACtgctttaaaatttgtaaatgaaaAGTGATATTACAATTGGagtttttgcaaagttttcaaaaaatttaaaaaaagctcGGTGGTATAAAGCTTTGAgatcataaaattattataagtgacttgacattttttattgacaaatatttacgaataatCACTTTAACTAAGCGCttacaaatgtatttaattatCGATTTAAATTTCTTGCTGCTATTCAGCTTTATAACTTTGAAGCTTTTCTTCACACTTATTTCATGATTAAAGTTGGATATACATTTaccttaatttgtttttttttttcagtgaccTCACTCCTCAAGATCGCGATAAACGTCTACTGATTGAGGTTTGGGATTGGGATCGTACATCACGTAATGACTTCATGGGCTCATTTTCATTCAGCTTGGAAGAGATACAAAAGGTCAgctgaaaagaaataaaactgcTAAACGAGtaatatttttctaagaatATCTTATTTACCAACCAGGAACCCATCGACGGCTGGTACAAGTTTCTCTCTCAAGTTGAGGGCGAGTACTACAACATACCGTGCTCGGATCCGGTCAACGACATAGCGCGCTTGCGCGATGAAGTGCGAGTGAGTGGAGTGTTTAAAGTGCTTTCCTAGACAATTTTTCTAATTCCTACTTTATTCACTCCTTACATTTAGATGGATAAAAAAACCGATAATAGGCGCCGCATGGACAACAAAGATATGCCACACAATATGAGCAAACGCGATATGATACGTGCAGCAGATTTCAATTTTATCAAAGTACTTGGCAAGGGTTCGTTCGGTAAAGTGCTGCTGGCCGAGCGCCGTGGTACCGATGAGCTGTATGCGGTGAAAGTGCTGCGCAAGGATGTCATCATACAGACCGACGACATGGAATTGCCCATGACTGAGAAGCAGGTGTTGGCGTTGTCGGGCAAGCCGCCATTTTTGGTCTTACTACACTCGTGCTTCCAGACTATGGTGAGTGTGCACGGTTTGTTTGTAAATAGCTACAGGGGAGAGGTGGTTGTGAACACTAAAAgtgtgcatttttataatatcttTGTCAGGATCGTCTATTCTTTGTCATGGAGTACTGCAAAGGCGGTGATCTTATGTACCACATGCAGGTCTATGGACGTTTCAAGGAATCAGTGGCAGTGTAaacgaatttttatatatttttcatcttTTCTAACCTTCTGTTTTTTCATCCACTAGCTTCTATGCCGCCGAGATCGCTATTGCATTATTCTTTTTACATGAGCATCACATTATCTACCGCGACCTTAAGTTGGAAAATGTGCTGCTGGATGGTGAGGGTCATGTCAAGCTTGCTGATTTTGGTCTGAGCAAGGATGGTATTGCCGATCGCGACACTACGAGAACCTTCTGCGGCACGAATGTGTATATGGCACCCGAGGTGGGATTCGCacatttcttttacaattttcttcaGCCCAACTTTCCAATAAATTCAAATCATTGCAGATTCTCGCCTATGAAACCTACAGCCACACCATTGACTGGTGGTCTTACGGTGTGTTACTCTTTGAATTGTTAGCCGGACAAAATCCCTTCGAGGCTGATGATGAGGAGaacacatttaaaaatatcaaagagAAAAAAGCAGTATTTCCGAAACACTTCTCTCAGGAGGCAATGGACGTGTTGACGAGCGTAAGTGGGGCAGTGCACAGTTTACAGCTTTCTACAATAGAACATAAATTTTTCTGCTTTACAGTTCCTTGCAAAAAAGCCCAATAATCGCTTAGGTGCTGGCCGCTATGCTCGTTCTGAAATTACCACACATCCTTTCTTCAGGAATATAGATTGGGACAAGGTTGAGGCGAAGGAAATGGAGCCGCCTATTGTACCGAAAATTGTAAGTGTTCCCATTGAAAGGTCTTTCGTGGGAAAGTTGGGTGTTAACACAGTGATATTCTTTGATTTTAGAAACATCGCAAGGATATCTCGAACTTCGATAAAGCTTTCATTGGCGAAAAAACAGATTTGACACCAACCGATAAATTATTCATGATGAATTTGGATCAGAGTGACTTCATAGGCTTCTCCTATATGAATCCGGAGTTTATCACTATTATCTAAAATGCATATAAAATGCTTAAAGTACTAAATTTAGAGAACTCTGTAatgtgaaatacaaaaatatattgaaaaaattagcagaaaaagcagaaaaaagttcATTGTTATTAAtaatacttgtttttttaactaataaatTGCGAAAGTGTCGGTGGCatgttaaggccggcgggccaattaaaaggtcaaaatcgattttggtttttttcctgaaatcaatagcttagatattcaagaacatgagacacatattttcagagttaaattccaagtatttgcagagctacagagccgagcgtagtgcggcgtcgagcaaccgtgcgcttattgttgtagtttgaagcgcgttttctcggcttttcattttcacgattttacctaatttatgtacacgattgcagaaaaactaaacgagctatccatttcattcaaaatgcgttatgtttagtattgttttctcttctatgtgaactaaaaaaaaacatccaaaaactttttttaagcgacttttttgcccagttgaagagtttttttttccttaaaaacccactttttttttctaccttccccaaaaattcgaattttacgtgtttcccccaattttcttagttaacatcgaagataattacatcaaaattaataatctttttttttttgttttcagatgaaaattgcaagttgtatcttgtacagaagttggat is a genomic window of Anastrepha ludens isolate Willacy chromosome 6, idAnaLude1.1, whole genome shotgun sequence containing:
- the LOC128866835 gene encoding protein kinase C, eye isozyme-like yields the protein MAAAAPAAAAAAPAAAPTNIAEIAGDANVMNYMKNRLRKGAMKRKGLMVINGHKFAVRFFKQPTYCGHCKDFIWGFGKPGYQCEDCRFNIHQKCCNFVVFKCPGKETDIDADCSKVKHKWESTTYTTPTFCDDCGMLLHGVAHQGVKCDNCNLNVHHACKEKMPPLCGADINELRGKCLLYAELKGNTLTVEIKEATNLIPMDTNGLSDPYIAIVLHPDRSGKTKKKTKTIQKCLSPVYNEKFTFDLTPQDRDKRLLIEVWDWDRTSRNDFMGSFSFSLEEIQKEPIDGWYKFLSQVEGEYYNIPCSDPVNDIARLRDEVRMDKKTDNRRRMDNKDMPHNMSKRDMIRAADFNFIKVLGKGSFGKVLLAERRGTDELYAVKVLRKDVIIQTDDMELPMTEKQVLALSGKPPFLVLLHSCFQTMDRLFFVMEYCKGGDLMYHMQVYGRFKESVAVFYAAEIAIALFFLHEHHIIYRDLKLENVLLDGEGHVKLADFGLSKDGIADRDTTRTFCGTNVYMAPEILAYETYSHTIDWWSYGVLLFELLAGQNPFEADDEENTFKNIKEKKAVFPKHFSQEAMDVLTSFLAKKPNNRLGAGRYARSEITTHPFFRNIDWDKVEAKEMEPPIVPKIKHRKDISNFDKAFIGEKTDLTPTDKLFMMNLDQSDFIGFSYMNPEFITII